A single genomic interval of Gossypium raimondii isolate GPD5lz chromosome 11, ASM2569854v1, whole genome shotgun sequence harbors:
- the LOC105803925 gene encoding probable serine/threonine-protein kinase At1g01540: protein MSDRKTGFMADQLSKTTSIFGLRLWVVLGVCVGAAFVLFLFLISLWLASKRTKRKPCSKPGIPVVSKEIQEIKIDPPKPHRTQIQADPDPSTGIERQALLLPLEEESPTGYHGIHIEIGKDHRISYPGLSPQTSGEARADYVAGAAPEVSHLGWGHWYTLRELEVSTNGFADEKVIGEGGYGIVYHGILEDNTQVAVKNLLNNRGQAEKEFKVEVEAIGRVRHKNLVRLLGYCAEGAHRMLVYEYVNNGNLEQWLHGDVGPCSPLTWDIRMNIILGTAKGLAYLHEGLEPKVVHRDIKSSNILLDKRWNPKVSDFGLAKLLGSESSYITTRVMGTFGYVAPEYASTGMLNERSDVYSFGILIMEIITGRNPVDYSRPPEEVNLIEWLKKMVANRNPEGVLDPKLPEKPTSRALKRALLVALRCVDANAQKRPKMGHIIHMLEAEESPFKDDSRAGRDAGQAHCNSTKNESTEKKVADSDGHEDAVHPNSAQS, encoded by the exons ATGTCTGATCGGAAAACTGGGTTTATGGCCGACCAACTATCCAAGACAACCTCGATTTTCGGTTTACGATTATGGGTAGTTCTTGGTGTCTGTGTAGGAGCAGCTTTTGTTCTCTTCCTTTTCCTAATTTCACTTTGGCTTGCTTCTAAACGAACTAAACGTAAGCCTTGTTCGAAACCAGGAATCCCAGTTGTTTCCAAAGAGATCCAGGAGAtcaaaatcgacccacccaagCCTCACAGGACTCAAATTCAAGCCGACCCTGACCCAAGTACGGGTATTGAGAGACAGGCCTTGCTTCTGCCTCTTGAAGAGGAGAGTCCAACTGGTTATCATGGAATTCACATTGAGATTGGAAAAGATCATAGAATTTCCTACCCAGGTTTATCTCCACAGACAAGTGGCGAGGCACGTGCTGATTACGTGGCAGGAGCGGCGCCTGAAGTTTCACATTTGGGATGGGGACATTGGTATACCCTGAGAGAGCTTGAGGTTTCAACAAATGGGTTTGCAGATGAGAAAGTGATAGGTGAGGGTGGGTATGGGATTGTTTACCATGGTATTTTGGAGGATAACACTCAGGTTGCTGTCAAGAACTTGCTCAACAACAg GGGACAAGCTGAGAAGGAGTTTAAAGTTGAAGTAGAGGCAATTGGACGAGTTAGGCATAAGAATTTAGTCAGGTTGCTAGGTTACTGTGCTGAAGGAGCTCACAG GATGCTGGTATACGAGTATGTAAATAATGGAAATTTAGAGCAGTGGCTTCATGGGGACGTAGGACCTTGCAGCCCTCTTACTTGGGACATTCGGATGAATATCATCCTGGGAACAGCGAAAGG GTTAGCTTACCTTCATGAGGGACTTGAGCCTAAAGTTGTTCACCGTGATATTAAATCAAGCAACATCCTACTCGACAAGCGTTGGAACCCCAAGGTTTCAGACTTTGGCCTAGCCAAGCTCTTGGGCTCTGAGAGCAGCTACATTACAACTCGAGTCATGGGAACATTTGG CTATGTAGCTCCTGAATATGCTAGCACCGGCATGCTGAACGAAAGAAGTGATGTGTATAGCTTTGGGATTCTTATTATGGAAATAATTACCGGGAGGAACCCAGTTGATTACAGCCGGCCTCCAGAAGAG GTGAACTTAATTGAATGGCTTAAGAAGATGGTTGCTAACAGGAATCCAGAGGGAGTATTGGATCCCAAGCTACCTGAGAAACCCACTTCTAGAGCATTGAAGCGAGCTCTACTTGTAGCTTTACGTTGTGTAGATGCAAATGCGCAAAAGCGACCAAAGATGGGCCATATCATACATATGCTCGAAGCTGAAGAATCCCCCTTCAAAGAT